Proteins found in one Cryptococcus neoformans var. grubii H99 chromosome 14, complete sequence genomic segment:
- a CDS encoding guanine nucleotide-binding protein subunit beta-like protein, which translates to MAEHLMFKGNLAGHNGWVTAIATSSENPDMILTASRDKTVIAWQLTREDNLYGFPKKILHGHNHFVSDVAISSDGQFALSSSWDHTLRLWDLNTGLTTKKFVGHTGDVLSVSFSADNRQIVSASRDRSIKLWNTLGECKFDIVEDGHTEWVSCVRFSPNPALPVIISAGWDKTVKVWELSNCKLKTTHHGHTGYLNTLAVSPDGSLAASGGKDGITMLWDLNEGKHLYSLDAGDVINALVFSPNRYWLCAATASSIKIFDLESKSLVDDLQPDFDGLSDKARKPECTSLAWSADGQTLFAGFSDNLVRVWAVVA; encoded by the exons ATGGCCGAGCACCTCATGTTCAAGGGCAACCTCGCCGGCCACAACGGCTGGGTCACCGCCATTGCTACCTCATCCGAGAACCCCGACATGATCCTCACCGCTTCTAGGG ACAAGACTGTCATTGCTTGGCAACTCACCCGAGAGGACAACTTGTATGGTTTCCCCAAGAAGATTCTCCACGGTCACAACCACTTTGTGTCCGACGTTGCCATCTCTTCCGACGGCCAGTttgctctttcttcctcttgggACCACACCCTTAGGTTGTGGGACCTTAACACTGGTTTGACAACCAAGAAGTTTGTCGGCCACACTGGCGACGTTCTCTC CgtctctttctctgctgACAACCGTCAAATCGTCTCTGCCTCCCGAGACCGATCCATCAAGCTCTGGAACACCCTTGGAGAGTGCAAGTTTGACATTGTCGAGGACGGCCACACCGAGTG GGTCTCCTGCGTTCGATTCTCCCCTAACCCCGCCCTCCccgtcatcatctctgCTGGTTGGGACAAGACCGTCAAG GTCTGGGAGCTCTCCAACTGCAAGTTGAAGACCACTCACCACGGTCACACCGGTTACCTTAACACCCTCGCCGTCTCTCCCGACGGCTCCCTCGCTGCCTCCGGTGGTAAGGACGGTATCACCATGCTCTGGGACCTCAACGAGGGCAAGCACCTCTACTCTCTCGATGCCGGAGACGTTATCAAcgctctcgtcttctcccccAACCGATACTGGCTCTGTGCTGCTaccgcttcctccatcaAGATCTTCGACCTCGAGAGCAA GTCTCTTGTCGACGACCTCCAACCTGACTTTGACGGCCTCTCCGACAAGGCCCGCAAGCCTGAATGCACTTCCCTCGCCTGGTCCGCTGACGGCCAGACTCTCTTCGCCGGTTTCTCTGACAACCTCGTCCGAGTCTGGGCTGTCGTTGCTTAG
- a CDS encoding L-lactate dehydrogenase (cytochrome) produces the protein MERTARTTIFRRGVQHAAFRSRYPTVTSRLPFARRGFSAVVTENKASGGYRRALFLGGIAATLAATISYTLLRPLHLKDEDLPDTSAPIDQATGRALIPYSEVNKHNKPDDCWVVIDGKVYDLTEFAESHPGGSSPIYRAAGRDATAIFQPIHPPGTIEDGLDPEAMIGLVDPATLPKMVDKKKEDGEQIRIDLAEIIGLPDFDAAAKANLTSKAWAYMSSGATDQYTLDLNRKAFNSILFRPRVLVDVEIADTRTQMLGQDTSLPIFISPAGMAKLAHPEGECLLAKAAGQSNIIQMISTNASAPLPSIISSATSPSQPFFMQLYVDRNRPKTESLLQKINSLGLKAIFVTVDAPAPGKREADERSRAEVEVASGISGGKIGSDNKGGGIGRSVGGFIDPKLSWKDIEWLRQHTKLPIGLKGVQTAEDAMKAAKMGVDAIYLSNHGGRALDGSPPAMYTLLEMNKICPEVFKKCEVYIDGGCRRGTDVVKALCLGAKGVGMGRPFLYSLTYGEEGVVHAIEIMRDEIETTMRLLGVTKLDQLGPHLLNTKALDPLVFDQPMWGPGEKQ, from the exons ATGGAGAGAACAGCGAGAACAACTATTTTCCGGAGGGGCGTCCAGCACGCTGCGTTCAGATCAAGATACCCGACGGTCACCTCTAGGCTTCCTTTTGCCAGACGAGGCTTTTCAGCGGTAGTCACAGAGAACAAAGCTAGTGGGGGTTACAGGAGAGCTTTGTTTTTGGGTGGAATA GCCGCCACATTAGCGGCGACCATATCCTATACTCTCTTGCGCCCCCTTCATTTAAAAGACGAGGATCTCCCAGACACATCAGCCCCCATTGACCAGGCGACGGGGAGGGCTCTCATACCTTACAGTGAAGTCAATAAGCACAACAAGCCAGACGACTGTTGGGTGGTCATCGATGGGAAGGTGTATGATTTAACAGAA TTTGCAGAATCCCATCCAGGTGGTAGTTCTCCTATCTACAGAGCAGCAGGTCGTGATGCCACTGCCATCTTCCAACCTATTCACCCTCCTGGAACAATTGAGGATGGTTTGGACCCCGAAGCGATGATTGGCCTAGTAGATCCCGCGACATTACCCAAAATGgtggacaagaagaaggaagatggggagCAGATACGAATTGATCTTGCTGAAATCATTGGATTACCTGACTTTGAT GCCGCCGCCAAAGCCAACTTGACAAGTAAAGCGTGGGCGTACATGTCTTCAGGCGCTACAGACCAGTACA CTTTGGACTTAAATAGAAAAGCTTTCAATTCCATCCTATTTAGGCCAAGGGTGTTGGTCGACGTTGAGATTGCCGATACTCGCACCCAGATGCTGGGGCAAGATACATCCTTGCCT atcttcatctctccagCTGGTATGGCAAAACTAGCCCACCCTGAGGGTGAATGCCTTCTCGCCAAAGCCGCCGGTCAGAGCAACATCATCCAAATGATCTCCACCAACGCATCAGCTCCTTTACCTTCCATTATATCTTCGGcaacatctccttcccaaCCATTCTTCATGCAGCTCTATGTCGACCGTAACCGCCCCAAGACCGAAAGCTTGTTACAGAAAATCAACTCCTTGGGACTGAAAGCGATTTTCGTGACTGTCGACGCCCCTGCTCCGGGAAAACGAGAGGCCGATGAGAGGAGTCGGGCAGAAGTTGAGGTCGCGAGTGGTATATCTGGAGGAAAGATTGGATCGGACAACAAAGGTGGTGGTATTGGGAGGAGTGTAGGAGGTTTTATTGACCCCAAATTGAGTTGGAAAGATATAGAATGGTTGAGGCAACATACCAAGTTGCCTATCGGGTTGAAGGGTGTACAGACCGCCGAAGACGCCATGAAGGCCGCAAAAATGGGTGTCGATGCCATTTACCTGTCGAACCATGG AGGACGCGCTCTTGATGGATCACCACCAGCAATGTACACACTACTAGAAATGAACAAAATCTGTCCCGAGGTTTTCAAGAAGTGCGAG GTGTATATCGATGGAGGTTGTCGAAGAGGTACAGACGTCGTTAAAGCCCTTTGCTTGGGAGCGAAAGGTGTCGGTATGGGTAGACCTTTTCTCTATTCTTTGACCTATGGCGAGGAGGGAGTAGTGCACGCCATAGAAA TTATGAGGGACGAAATTGAAACCACAATGAGGTTACTGGGTGTGACCAAATTGGACCAACTGGGTCCGCATCTG CTCAATACAAAAGCGCTAGACCCTCTCGTTTTTGACCAGCCCATGTGGGGTCCTGGCGAGAAACAATAA
- a CDS encoding endo-1,3(4)-beta-glucanase: MISSTAVTVFGLVLASLGVQASTPLVRTYQGDSFFDRWTYYGHYDNTTNGDAIFANKSVATSTPELTYVTSDGSAIIRVDNSSTVQYNYKRDTVKITSTDSYPVGSIWVLDAVHLPYGCSVWPAFWSYGAGATWPEDGEIDVIEGVNMGFSNQMALHTEDGCSLGSSGSSFSGIVNDTSCYYEANDNSGCGVTETNDASYGAAFAAAGGGVFVTQLAESGISIWFFSRPDIPDAISNADNEIDTSTLGTPSAYWGTDTCDITKFFGDQSLVFDITLCGDWAGKSNILSSTGCSALSGSDTCYTTYVLNASNYDTAYFEINSLKVYSNGSSSGSSSDSSSSSAPSTHGFSALGWLLAGVIGVSALAGMM, translated from the exons atgatatcatcaacagCAGTGACAGTCTTCGGGCTAGTTTTGGCGAGCTTGGGAGTTCAAGCCTCCACCCCTCTTGTTAGGACTTACCAAGGAGACTCTTTCTTTGACCGATGG ACTTACTACGGCCATTACGACAATACCACCAATGGCGATGCTATC TTTGCCAATAAATCCGTAGCCACATCCACCCCCGAGCTCACATATGTGACGTCTGATGGTAGCGCCATCATCCGAGTGGACAACTCTTCTACCGTTCAGTATAACTACAAGCGTGATACCGTCAAGATCACATCGACTGACAGCTACCCCGTTGGATCCATATGGGTTCTCGATGCCGTCCACTTACCATATGGATGCAGTGTCTGGCCTGCATTCTGGAGTTATGGTGCTGGTGCAACATGGCCtgaggatggtgaaatCGATGTCATTGAGGGTGTGAACATGGGTTTCTCTAACCAGATGGCTTTACACACCGAGGACGG ATGTTCATTGGGATCTTCAGGATCTTCATTCTCTGGCATTGTCAACGACACTTCATGCTACTACGAGGCCAACGACAATTCTGGCTGTGGCGTTACCGAAACCAACGATGCTTCCTATGGAGCCGCCTTCGCTGCCGCCGGAGGTGGTGTCTTCGTCACCCAGCTCGCCGAGTCTGGGATCTCCATCTGGTTCTTCAGCCGACCCGATATTCCTGACGCTATCAGCAATGCGGACAACGAAATCGACACCAGTACTTTGGGTACTCCCAGTGCTTATTGGGGTACTGACACCTGTGACATTACCAAGTTCTTTGGTGACCAATCTCTTGTCTTTGATATTACCCTT TGCGGTGACTGGGCTGGCAAGTCTAATATCCTTTCTAGTACAGGATGCTCTGCTTTGTCTGGTTCTGACACTTGCTACACTACCTATGTGCTCAACGCTAGCAACTATGACACTGCATAC TTCGAGATCAACAGCTTGAAGGTCTACTCCAACGGAAGCTCCTCCGGCTCCAGCTCTGACTCTAGCAGCAGCTCTGCCCCCTCTACTCATGGCTTTAGTGCCTTGGGATGGTTATTGGCTGGTGTTATAGGCGTGTCTGCTTTGGCGGGGATGATGTAA
- a CDS encoding 2-dehydropantoate 2-reductase, with translation MSKPNVLLFGLGGIGGIYASILQLSGKCNVHVVARSNYQKVRNQGFKIVSPKFGNHDGMKFAGVWKSTDEAAASGAEFSYVLCANKALLDAKPSLSDHLRPIISPATSIVLLQNGVGAEVPLHESFPNNTIISAVVWTGGKTLPDNDGVEQFNREGLTIGVDYREGGDRKEEDEKLETLVGLLEAGGGDCTVTKDIQSERWVKVIWNCCWNTLTASTLLKTGPFFQSSDLALPLCYSIMNEVVAVAKAKGLTVPDGTTEKLIKQCTDVSYPGLPSSMMADVKAQRPTEVEVILGTPVREGIRLGVPVPTITTLYTLIKAIDYRNQNPDAANA, from the exons ATGTCTAAACCTAACGTCCTTCTCTTCGGCCTCGGTGGTATTGGTGGCATTTACGCCTCCATTCTCCAGTTGTCCGGCAAGTGTAATGTGCATGTCGTCGCCAGAAGTAACTACCAAAAGGTCAGAAACCAGGGATTCAAGATTGTCAGCCCCAAATTTGGAAACCACGACGGTATGAAGTTTGCCGGTG TGTGGAAGAGTACAGATGAGGCTGCTGCCAGCGGTGCAGAGTTCTCTTATG TTCTCTGTGCCAACAAGGCCTTGCTTGATGCCAAACCATCTCTCTCAGACCATCTCCgacccatcatctcccCTGCAACATCCATTGTTCTCTTACAAAACGGTGTCGGGGCCGAAGTTCCTCTCCACGAATCTTTCCccaacaacaccatcatctctgccGTCGTCTGGACAGGTGGTAAGACTCTCCCCGACAATGACGGCGTTGAGCAATTCAACCGTGAGGGACTTACTATCGGCGTTGACTACAGAGAAGGCGGGGacaggaaggaggaagatgagaagcTTGAGACGTTGGTGGGCCTCTTGGAggccggtggtggtgatTGCACTGTCACCAAGGATATCCAGAGTGAGAGATGGGTCAAGGTCATTTGGAACTGCTGCTGGAACACTCTCACTGCATCGACTTTGCTGAAGACTggccccttcttccagtcCTCGgaccttgcccttcctctttgctACTCCATCATGAACGAAGTAGTAGCCGTCGCGAAAGCCAAGGGCCTTACCGTTCCTGATGGCACAACGGAGAAGCTCATTAAGCAATGTACCGACGTGTCATACCCTGGCTTGCCGTCTAGTATGATGGCGGATGTCAAGGCTCAACGACCTACAGAAGTTGAG GTTATTCTTGGCACCCCGGTGCGAGAAGGTATCCGACTGGGTGTTCCCGTCCCTACCATCACAAC GTTGTACACTCTCATCAAAGCCATCGATTACAGAAACCAGAATCCTGATGCGGCCAACGCATAA
- a CDS encoding AP endonuclease 1 — MLSRSAPASLRLSRYSYPVAMARLITSTTPKRERSASSPLTELEPEAPAPKAVKPKRAVRSTKPKNEENKENNNDEDAPTPAKKQRVSKANAWPPVELEPMLHLPRQGYPAFKLPASTASPNGGIAPSNDKSQPMLLGAHVSAAGGPATALLRAGLAGANGLALFVKSQRQWKSKPYEDDTVQRFKELMKSKEEGGMGYGPDSILVHGSYLINLGNPDPAKWKVSYECFKDDIARCHQLGIKLYNWHPGSTVGACTKEESFALIAKAINQVHKDVPEVITVIENMANAGSNIVGTAWSDLSSIIKLVEDKSRVRVCIDTCHTFAAGYDIRTAETYAETMRKFDEVVGNKYLAGVHLNDSKAGLGANKDLHENIGLGMIGLTAFRCIMRDPLMAGIPLVLETPAPDAPTPAEHLSIWTKEIALLYEIQEIEDDEWEVKKGEIEKRWRKERDAINPPKEKKKPAAKGKAKKIKKVEDDGCSHDED, encoded by the exons ATGCTTTCCAGGTCCGCACCCGCATCTCTCAGACTATCAAGATACTCTTATCCCGTAGCAATGGCCCGCCTGATAACATCAACAACTCCCAAGCGCGAACGATCAGCGTCATCCCCTCTGACAGAACTAGAGCCCGAGGCTCCCGCTCCCAAGGCTGTAAAGCCTAAGAGAGCCGTTCGATCAACAAAGCCGAAAAATGAGGAGAACAAAGAGAATAATAATGACGAAGACGCACCTACTCCTGCAAAGAAGCAGCGTGTTTCCAAGGCCAATGCTTGGCCCCCAGTTGAATTAGAACCAATGCTTCACCTCCCTCGTCAAGGTTACCCTGCATTCAAACTCCCGGCTTCTACAGCCTCTCCTAACGGAGGTATTGCCCCTTCAAACGACAAATCACAACCGATGCTTTTGGGAGCACATGtgtctgctgctggtggtcCTGCCACAGCGTTGCTGAGAGCAGGTCTAGCAGGCGCAAATGGGTTGGCTCTGTTTGTCAAGAGTCAAAGACAGTGGAAGAGTAAGCCGTATGAAGATGACACAGTGCAGAGATTCAAAGAGCTCatgaagagcaaggaggaaggtg GAATGGGTTATGGCCCTGACAGTATACTGGTCCATGGCAGTTATCTCATCAACTTAGG TAACCCTGACCC GGCGAAGTGGAAAGTCTCCTACGAATGTTTCAAAGATGATATTGCACGTTGCCACCAACTTGGTATTAAACTCTACAACTGGCA CCCTGGGTCCACAGTTGGCGCTTGCACTAAGGAAGAAAGCTTTGCTCTCATTGCAAAAGCCATCAACCAAGTGCACAAGGATGTCCCTGAAGTCATCACCGTGATAGAGAACATG GCCAACGCAGGATCCAACATTGTCGGTACAGCATGGTCAGACCTTTCCTCTATCATTAAACTCGTCGAAGACAAGTCTCGTGTCCGCGTTTGTATCGACACTTGCCATActtttgctgctggttACGATATTAGAACAGCAGAGACATACGCCGAGACTATGAGAAAGTTTGACGAGGTGGTTGGAAACAAATACTTGGCGGGTGTACATTTGAACGACTCAAAGGCGGGTCTGGGCGCCAACAAGGATTTGCACGAGAACATCGGTCT TGGTATGATCGGTCTCACAGCGTTCAGATGCATCATGCGCGACCCTCTCATGGCCGGTATACCACTAGTCCTCGAAACTCCCGCGCCAGACGCCCCCACCCCCGCCGAACATCTTTCCATCTGGACAAAGGAAATCGCCCTCTTATACGAGATCCAGGAAATCGAAGACGATGAATGGGAGGTCAAGAAGGGGGAGATCGAAAAGcggtggaggaaagagcGGGATGCGATCAATCCGccgaaagaaaaaaagaagccCGCTGCCAAGGGaaaagcgaagaagatcaaaAAAGTGGAGGACGACGGATGCTCCCATGATGAGGACTAG
- a CDS encoding Pi-transporter A-1 has protein sequence MALSFILRGENDQTPMIAPGDVPSPTIISLTNTPAIPPTQPLNPYNTSSDEDGPLPPSRFSLDPEKRDPRLSTREFDQSHPLFQDLAPEDSYRDGVYWADLPFNERRKWVDAQSNEEASQELKHIWQMFKKDPLSPLTAYCKTYVMGGFGLFTEGYALFSIGNLSALYKAVWPLCWKTHEVCSSNWIAAVDYLQIIGIILGQILVGIEGDWIGRKFGLVQDALVMTLGLVMLTAAWGTTLEGWVICYGFSQFFYGIGVGGEYPMTSTTAMESKSVAGSQKNDKLHRGRNVVLTFLMQGWGQLFNQAVLIILLLIFHHSGNPPYSEVSAQWTYRVSFAIMAVMTLWLAYFRFYKKKYTSAALRRSKKNMRVNQSGYDLHSLKLVGTHFAGRLVGTTMGWLFNDFLFYGNKLFASTFIEIISPNAAGNVIVTWNWNMVNIGVSLCGYYLAAFLIDHKFYGRKRMQIIGFLGDAVLFMICAIWYTQLSSPAHIKGFQTIYYLSSFFQQFGPNCTTFLLAAEVFPVSVRATAHGLSAASGKLGALLPAVIYNYVDTRTRFWIVFPFGFAGVLVTLLFIPDTTGLDLREQDRYWAYVRQGRAHEYHGIAVHPRHLSWWEKIVLKRHLAYDPEKDRMQRVRELRMMYEEKRRAMEEVHEHEEHDEELEDELSHSAYHHFNNEKASLEKLIANSAPSTSPNSPRPFVGMNGNVPAAPLSPISPATLSRLTPSRMAL, from the exons ATGGCCCTCTCTTTCATTCTCCGTGGGGAGAACGATCAGACTCCCATGATCGCCCCTGGCGATgttccttctcccaccATTATCTCTCTCACCAACACCCCTGCCATCCCTCCTACCCAGCCTTTGAACCCCTACAACACATCCTCTGACGAGGACGGCCCTCTTCCCCCATCACGATTCTCTCTCGATCCTGAAAAGCGAGATCCCCGACTCAGTACACGAGAATTTGATCAGTCACATCCTTTATTCCAAGACCTCGCGCCTGAGGACTCATATCGCGACGGTGTGTATTGGGCGGATTTACCGTTcaatgaaagaagaaaatgggTCGATGCGCAGAGTAATGAGGAGGCCAGTCAGGAGCTCAAGCATATCTGGCAGATGTTCAAAAAAGACCCTCTCAGCCCTTTAACTGCCTACTGCAAGACTTATGTCATGGGAGGTTTTGGGTTGTTCACCGAAGGTTACGCGTTGTTCTCGATCGGAAACTTGTCCGCCCTCTACAAGGCTGTTTGGCCACTGTGTTGGAAAACTCATGAAGTTTGCAGCTCCAATTGGATTGCAGCT GTCGACTATCTCCAGATCATTGGTATCATTTTGGGTCAGATTCTTGTCGGTATCGAGGGTGACTGGATCGGTCGTAAATTTGGTCTTGTTCAAGACGCGCTTGTCATGACTC tTGGTCTTGTCATGCTGACTGCCGCTTGGGGTACCACCCTTGAAGGCTGGGTCATTTGCTACGGTTTCTCTCAGTTCTTCTACGGTATCGGTGTTGGTGGTGAATACCCCATGACCTCCACCACTGCCATGGAGAGCAAATCAGTCGCTGGCAGCCAAAAGAATGACAAACTTCACCGAGGCAGGAATGTCGTCTTAACTTTCCTCATGCAAGGTTGGGGTCAGCTCTTCAACCAGGCCGTCTtgatcatccttctcctcatttTCCACCATTCTGGCAACCCTCCTTACTCTGAGGTCTCTGCTCAGTGGACTTACCGAGTTTCTTTTGCCATTATGGCTGTTATGACGCTCTGGCTCGCGTACTTCCGATTTTacaagaagaagtacacttctgctgctcttcGTCGTTCAAAGAAGAACATGCGAGTCAACCAATCCGGCTACGATCTCCACTCCCTCAAACTGGTCGGCACTCACTTTGCTGGTCGTCTTGTTGGTACCACTATGGGTTGGCTCTTCAACGACTTTCTGTTCTACGGTAACAAGCTCTTTGCTTCCACTTTCATTGAGATCATCAGCCCTAACGCGGCCGGTAATGTCATTGTGACTTGGAACTGGAACATGGTCAACATCGGTGTCAGTTTGTGTGGTTACTACCTTGCTGCCTTTTTGATCGACCACAAGTTTTACGGCAGGAAGAGAATGCAGATTATTGGATTCTTGGGTGATGCCGTGCTCTTCATGATTTGTGCTA TCTGGTATACTCAactctcctctcctgcGCACATCAAGGGCTTCCAAACCATTTACTacctttcatccttcttccagcaaTTCGGTCCCAATTGTACGACTTTTTTGTTGGCGGCTGAGGTCTTCCCCGTTTCCGTCCGAGCTACTGCCCACGGTCTCTCTGCTGCCTCCGGTAAACTCGGTGCCCTCCTTCCCGCCGTTATCTACAACTACGTCGACACTCGTACTCGATTCTGGATCGTCTTCCCCTTTGGTTTCGCTGGTGTCCTTGtcactcttctcttcatccctgaCACCACCGGCCTCGACCTCCGAGAGCAAGATCGATACTGGGCTTATGTCCGACAGGGTAGGGCACACGAGTATCACGGTATCGCTGTGCACCCTAGGCATCTTTCATGGTGGGAGAAAATCGTGCTCAAGAGGCATCTCGCGTACGACCCTGAGAAGGACAGAATGCAGAGAGTTCGAGaattgaggatgatgtacgaggagaagaggcgagCTATGGAGGAAGTTCATGAGCACGAGGAGCACGATGAGGAATTGGAGGACGAGTTGAGTCACTCTGCGTACCACCACTTTAACA ACGAAAAGGCAAGCCTTGAGAAACTCATTGCAAACAGTGCCCCGTCCACATCGCCCAACTCTCCCCGTCCTTTCGTCGGTATGAACGGCAACGTCCCCGCCGCCCCCCTCTCACCCATATCGCCGGCCACATTGAGCCGTCTCACCCCTTCTCGGATGGCCTTGTAA
- a CDS encoding cytochrome b5 reductase has translation MAAARFLSSARIARPSVISRTAAQSRGYSSAAPSGGANWPLLLSVAGATGLGAYAYLQYNPSIKKEVEAKVKGVEAEKAAAERTAAGVSAFVKDTWIPFTLEKIEKYNHNANIYHFSFGEEGKDKISGGEVASVVLLRSPEGPDQVKDEKDKPIIRPYTPISPPDQKGSIEFMIKSYSGGKFTPYLTSLSPGQQVLFKGPLQKFKYQPNSFEKGLCIAGGSGITPMWQLINHSLSIPEDKTKWTLIYSNVSEADILLRKEFDALAQKYPGRLDIKYVVDKGPRGWKGETGYITADLIKKTFPKNEGENVRAFVCGPPGQMKAISGEKDGMKQGELSGALKDLGYTSNEVFKY, from the exons ATGGCTGCCGCTAGGTTCCTGTCTTCTGCTAGGATTGCTCGTCCTTCCGTCATC TCCAGGACTGCCGCTCAGTCCCGAGGCTActcttctgctgctccttCCGGCGGTGCGA ACTGGCCCTTGCTCTTGTCTGTTGCGGGTGCT ACCGGTCTCGGTGCATACGCGTACCTCCAGTACAACCCGT CtatcaagaaggaggttgaggcCAAGGTCAAGGGTGTTGAGGCTGAAAAAGCCGCTGCTGAGCGTACCGCTGCCGGTGTCAGCGCTTTTGTCAA GGACACTTGGATCCCTTTCACCCTCgagaagattgaaaagTACAACCACAACGCCAACATCTACCACTTCAgctttggagaggagggtaAAGACAAGATTTCTGGCGGTGAGGTCGCCAGCGTCGTCCTTTTGAGGTCCCCTGAAGGTCCTGACCAAGTcaaggacgagaaagaCAAGCCTATCATTAG GCCTTACACCCCCATCTCGCCTCCTGACCAGAAGGGCTCCATTGAGTTTATGATCAAATCGTACTCC GGCGGCAAGTTCACTCCTTACCTTACCAGCCTCTCCCCTGGTCAGCAGGTCCTCTTCAAGGGTCCCCTCCAAAAGTTCAAGTACCAGCCCAATAGCTTCGAGAAGGGCCTGTGTATCGCTGGCGGTTCTGGTATCACCCCCATGTGGCAGCTCATTAATCACTCCTTAAGCATTCCTGAAGACAAGACCAAGTGGACTCTTATCTACTCCAACGTCTCTGAGGCTGACATCT tgttgaggaaggagttTGACGCTCTTGCCCAAAAGTACCCTGGCCGTCTTGACATCAAGTACGTTGTCGACAAGGGACCTCGGGGCTGGAAGGGTGAGACTGGTTACATCACCGCCGATCTCATCAAGAAGACTTTCCCCAAGAATGAGGGCGAGAATGTACGTGCCTTTGTTTGTGGTCCCCCTGGCCAGATGAAGGCCATCTCCGGTGAGAAAGACGGTATGAAGCAGGGTGAGCTCTCTGGGGCCCTTAAGGACTTGGGTTACACTTCCAATGAGGTTTTCAAGTACTAA